The proteins below come from a single Aegilops tauschii subsp. strangulata cultivar AL8/78 chromosome 6, Aet v6.0, whole genome shotgun sequence genomic window:
- the LOC141020534 gene encoding uncharacterized protein isoform X2, protein MSIACCLPVVECVYCLACTRWVWQRCLHTTGYDSETWGLASSGEFEPVPRLCRFILAVYEDDLETPQWAPPGGYGIEPRWVVRRRTPEHAQGRAPTYLLYVDHRHADVVLAVRGMDMAKESDYAVLLDNRIGQAGFDGGYVHNGLLKAAEWVLDAECDALRDLLATNPGYTLTFAGHSLGSGVAAMLALLAVRDRERLGGVERRRIRCFAMAPPRCMSLNLAVRYADVINSVILQDDFLPRTDIPLEDIIKSLFCLPCLLCGNCLIATCIPESVMLRDPRRLYAPGRLYHIVERKPFRCGRYPPAVRTAVPVDGRFEHIVLSCNAISDHAIIWIEREAQRAVNVFICRVAVMHKLPTK, encoded by the exons ATGTCCATCGCGTGCTGCTTGCCGGTGGTGGAGTGCGTGTACTGCCTGGCCTGCACGCGGTGGGTGTGGCAGCGCTGCCTCCACACCACCGGCTACGACAGCGAGACCTGGGGCCTCGCCTCCTCCGGCGAGTTCGAGCCGGTGCCGCGGCTATGCCGGTTCATCCTGGCGGTCTACGAGGACGACCTGGAGACCCCGCAGTGGGCGCCCCCGGGCGGCTACGGCATCGAGCCCCGGTGGGTGGTGCGGCGGAGGACGCCCGAGCACGCGCAGGGGCGCGCCCCGACGTACCTGCTGTACGTCGATCACCGGCACGCGGACGTCGTGCTCGCCGTCCGCGGCATGGACATGGCCAAGGAGAGCGACTACGCCGTGCTGCTGGACAACAGGATCGGCCAGGCGGGCTTCGACGGCGGCTACGTGCACAACGGCCTGCTCAAGGCCGCCGAGTGGGTGCTCGACGCCGAGTGCGACGCGCTGAGGGACCTCCTGGCCACGAACCCCGGCTACACGCTCACGTTCGCCGGGCATTCCCTCGGCTCCGGCGTCGCGGCCATGCTGGCTCTGCTGGCGGTGCGCGACAGGGAGAGGCTGGGCGGCGTGGAGCGGAGGAGGATACGGTGCTTCGCCATGGCGCCTCCCAGGTGCATGTCGCTCAATCTGGCAGTCCGTTATGCCGACGTCATTAACTCGGTTATTCTTCAG GATGATTTTCTGCCTCGCACGGACATTCCTCTGGAAGACATTATCAAGTCACTTTTCTG CTTGCCATGCCTTCTCTGTGGAAATTGCCTTATAGCTACATGCATACCTGAAAGTGTGATGCTAAGAGATCCAAGGCGCCTCTACGCACCAGGCCGTCTTTACCACATTGTTGAGAGGAAACCTTTCAG ATGTGGAAGATATCCGCCTGCCGTTAGAACAGCAGTTCCAGTTGACGGCAGATTTGAGCACATAGTTCTTTCTTGCAACGCGATTTCTGACCATGCCATTATCTGGATAGAAAGGGAAGCCCAAAGAGCAGTGAAT GTCTTTATCTGTAGAGTTGCTGTGATGCACAAATTGCCTACAAAATAG
- the LOC109759411 gene encoding uncharacterized protein encodes MKTHGEVFKMKLLMYLISAVFAPTRSLRPSNKCFPILAKLKDVKNINWCKFIADFLHDAFSDKMYQKGCRLHLMLMYVDRLDLSTVDFTRIGGPLPPHKFVVSAWTYDAVKAVLAADRVTDTKYGKL; translated from the exons ATGAAAACCCATGGCGAGGTTTTTAAGATGAAGCTCCTCATGTACCTGATCTCAGCTGTTTTTGCGCCTACCAGATCTCTTCGCCCAAGCAACAAGTGCTTCCCTATCCTG GCAAAGCTGAAAGACGTGAAGAACATAAATTGGTGTAAATTCATCGCGGATTTCCTGCATGATGCATTCTCAGACAAGATGTACCAGAAGGGCTGTCGCTTGCACTTAATG CTCATGTACGTTGATCGTCTTGATCTGTCCACCGTCGACTTTACTAGGATAGGAGGCCCGCTGCCTCCACATAAGTTTGTTGTCTCTGCGTGGACGTACGATGCTGTCAAGGCTGTGCTTGCCGCAGACAGGGTAACTGATACGAAATATGGGAAACTGTAG
- the LOC141020534 gene encoding uncharacterized protein isoform X1 gives MSIACCLPVVECVYCLACTRWVWQRCLHTTGYDSETWGLASSGEFEPVPRLCRFILAVYEDDLETPQWAPPGGYGIEPRWVVRRRTPEHAQGRAPTYLLYVDHRHADVVLAVRGMDMAKESDYAVLLDNRIGQAGFDGGYVHNGLLKAAEWVLDAECDALRDLLATNPGYTLTFAGHSLGSGVAAMLALLAVRDRERLGGVERRRIRCFAMAPPRCMSLNLAVRYADVINSVILQDDFLPRTDIPLEDIIKSLFCLPCLLCGNCLIATCIPESVMLRDPRRLYAPGRLYHIVERKPFRCGRYPPAVRTAVPVDGRFEHIVLSCNAISDHAIIWIEREAQRAVNLMLEHERTMKAPENQRMDGETAATRDHNEEQQAALRRAVALGIADVKLPSTYGTFDENANPDESEASPVLLDSGRRRTVWNEWIARIFEKDESGQMVPRR, from the exons ATGTCCATCGCGTGCTGCTTGCCGGTGGTGGAGTGCGTGTACTGCCTGGCCTGCACGCGGTGGGTGTGGCAGCGCTGCCTCCACACCACCGGCTACGACAGCGAGACCTGGGGCCTCGCCTCCTCCGGCGAGTTCGAGCCGGTGCCGCGGCTATGCCGGTTCATCCTGGCGGTCTACGAGGACGACCTGGAGACCCCGCAGTGGGCGCCCCCGGGCGGCTACGGCATCGAGCCCCGGTGGGTGGTGCGGCGGAGGACGCCCGAGCACGCGCAGGGGCGCGCCCCGACGTACCTGCTGTACGTCGATCACCGGCACGCGGACGTCGTGCTCGCCGTCCGCGGCATGGACATGGCCAAGGAGAGCGACTACGCCGTGCTGCTGGACAACAGGATCGGCCAGGCGGGCTTCGACGGCGGCTACGTGCACAACGGCCTGCTCAAGGCCGCCGAGTGGGTGCTCGACGCCGAGTGCGACGCGCTGAGGGACCTCCTGGCCACGAACCCCGGCTACACGCTCACGTTCGCCGGGCATTCCCTCGGCTCCGGCGTCGCGGCCATGCTGGCTCTGCTGGCGGTGCGCGACAGGGAGAGGCTGGGCGGCGTGGAGCGGAGGAGGATACGGTGCTTCGCCATGGCGCCTCCCAGGTGCATGTCGCTCAATCTGGCAGTCCGTTATGCCGACGTCATTAACTCGGTTATTCTTCAG GATGATTTTCTGCCTCGCACGGACATTCCTCTGGAAGACATTATCAAGTCACTTTTCTG CTTGCCATGCCTTCTCTGTGGAAATTGCCTTATAGCTACATGCATACCTGAAAGTGTGATGCTAAGAGATCCAAGGCGCCTCTACGCACCAGGCCGTCTTTACCACATTGTTGAGAGGAAACCTTTCAG ATGTGGAAGATATCCGCCTGCCGTTAGAACAGCAGTTCCAGTTGACGGCAGATTTGAGCACATAGTTCTTTCTTGCAACGCGATTTCTGACCATGCCATTATCTGGATAGAAAGGGAAGCCCAAAGAGCAGTGAAT TTGATGCTGGAGCATGAGAGGACCATGAAAGCGCCTGAGAATCAAAGGATGGATGGTGAAACCGCGGCAACAAGGGATCACAATGAGGAGCAGCAGGCGGCCCTGAGGCGTGCTGTCGCGCTAGGGATCGCAGATGTTAAGCTGCCGTCAACATACGGAACATTCGACGAAAATGCAAACCCCGATGAGAGCGAGGCATCGCCAGTGCTGCTTGACAGTGGCAGGCGCAGAACGGTTTGGAATGAGTGGATCGCAAGGATATTTGAGAAGGATGAATCCGGGCAAATGGTTCCACGGAGATAG